A genomic stretch from Aedes albopictus strain Foshan chromosome 2, AalbF5, whole genome shotgun sequence includes:
- the LOC134286536 gene encoding uncharacterized protein LOC134286536, which produces MKCAPLADIVSNIESAIQFENHTYKAATRHSVKECIVRTVSKKGNKNRANFDTWCTIRLLKSRDVIYSRADKGNAVVIMDREDYDSRVRDMISAGPYEEFTFKNGKPKDPLNRMVEEVNHVRKKVANLMGEDRLERKFHVPNPTVASLYCLPKIHKNPVGMGPISSNIRTPTEKMAAWLVEEMRKYPVKHGKGVKNSVDLVEQLEGFTLRRGEILVSFDVAALFPSVSATEALQSLRRHLERCRVPLNHIAAYLSVAKVCMNQNFFNFRGKYYKQSFGLSMGSKLSPLLDDLFMSDLENEAQKQKLFPRVW; this is translated from the coding sequence GTGTGCCCCCCTTGCCGATATCGTGAGCAATATCGAAAGTGCCATTCAGTTCGAGAATCACACGTATAAAGCAGCCACCCGTCACAGTGTTAAGGAATGCATAGTGAGAACGGTGAGCAAAAAAGGGAACAAAAATCGCGCCAACTTCGATACGTGGTGCACAATCCGTCTGTTGAAATCTCGTGATGTGATATACTCTCGTGCCGATAAGGGGAACGCGGTAGTGATTATGGATAGAGAAGATTACGACTCGCGCGTTCGGGACATGATCAGTGCCGGTCCGTATGAAGAGTTTACTTTCAAAAACGGAAAGCCGAAAGATCCTCTTAACAGAATGGTTGAGGAAGTGAATCATGTTCGGAAGAAGGTAGCTAACTTGATGGGCGAAGACAGGTTGGAAAGAAAGTTCCATGTTCCAAACCCGACGGTGGCATCCTTGTATTGCCTACCAAAGATTCATAAGAATCCGGTAGGTATGGGCCCGATCTCGTCCAACATCCGTACCCCTACCGAAAAAATGGCAGCGTGGCTAGTGGAAGAAATGAGAAAATACCCTGTGAAGCATGGAAAAGGTGTTAAAAACTCGGTGGATTTGGTTGAGCAGCTAGAGGGGTTCACATTGCGACGAGGTGAAATTCTGGTATCGTTCGATGTCGCCGCTCTATTTCCGAGCGTATCAGCCACTGAAGCTCTGCAAAGCCTGCGCCGACACTTGGAACGGTGCCGAGTGCCGCTAAACCACATCGCGGCTTATCTCTCTGTTGCCAAGGTCTGTATGAACCAAAATTTTTTCAACTTCCGGGGAAAATACTACAAACAGAGCTTTGGCCTGAGCATGGGTAGTAAGCTCTCACCACTTCTGGACGATTTGTTCATGAGCGATCTAGAAAATGAAGCCCAAAAACAGAAGCTCTTTCCCCGAGTGTGGTAG